One window from the genome of Proteiniborus sp. DW1 encodes:
- a CDS encoding ATP-binding cassette domain-containing protein, whose product MSETILRTKNITKKYNNHVAVNNVSMEVKQGDIYGLIGKNGAGKTTLLRVISGLTLPQSGELEMFNETSSEGLNKVRMRTGCIIEGPSFFPYLSARKNLEYYRIQKGIVEKDCIDDVLKAVGLEGTGRKKYKNFSLGMKQRLGLAFAIMGNPDLLILDEPINGLDPTGIVEFRELLQKLNRERNITIIISSHILGELSQIATNYGFIHNGELVEQITAKELEEKCKSCLVIKVDDTRKAAVIIESQLNSNNFQILNNNEIRLYEYVDTPAIVTKTLVNGEVMVSSINQTGTNLENYFIELIGGGHNA is encoded by the coding sequence TTGAGTGAGACAATATTGAGGACTAAAAATATCACAAAGAAATATAATAACCATGTTGCTGTGAACAATGTTAGCATGGAAGTTAAGCAGGGAGATATATATGGACTAATTGGAAAGAATGGGGCAGGTAAAACTACTTTACTTAGAGTTATAAGTGGTCTTACCCTACCACAAAGTGGAGAACTAGAAATGTTTAATGAAACATCTTCAGAAGGCTTAAACAAAGTAAGAATGAGAACTGGATGTATAATTGAAGGACCAAGTTTTTTTCCATACCTGTCTGCAAGGAAAAATCTAGAATATTATAGGATACAGAAAGGTATCGTTGAAAAGGACTGTATAGATGATGTTCTTAAAGCTGTAGGGCTTGAAGGTACTGGAAGAAAAAAATATAAGAACTTCTCTTTAGGTATGAAGCAACGCTTAGGATTAGCATTTGCCATAATGGGAAATCCAGACTTACTTATATTAGATGAACCTATAAATGGATTAGACCCAACAGGTATCGTAGAATTTAGAGAGCTATTACAAAAGCTCAATAGAGAAAGAAATATCACTATAATCATATCAAGTCATATATTAGGTGAGCTTTCTCAAATTGCTACAAACTATGGATTTATTCATAATGGTGAGCTTGTAGAACAGATAACTGCAAAAGAACTGGAGGAAAAATGTAAGAGCTGCTTGGTTATTAAGGTAGACGATACTAGAAAAGCTGCAGTAATAATAGAAAGCCAATTAAATTCTAATAATTTTCAGATTCTGAATAATAATGAAATAAGATTATATGAGTATGTAGATACTCCAGCAATAGTTACAAAAACCCTTGTAAATGGTGAGGTTATGGTATCTTCAATTAATCAAACGGGGACTAACTTAGAGAATTATTTTATTGAATTAATTGGAGGTGGACATAATGCTTAA
- a CDS encoding response regulator transcription factor has product MNENINILVVEDDVDINNLLYKILSKEGYSVRPAFSGSEAKMCLEHYDFQLVLLDLMLPAISGEELISQIRQARTMPIIVISAKLGQDAKIEALRLGADDFISKPFDVNEVLARVEAQLRRYMVFSNTKEKQKILKYKDLVLNPETIEVRVKEKPIALTAREFAILELMMSHPNKVFTKANLFEHVWNEEFLGDDNTVNVHISNLRSKLAKVSPDTEYIKTIWGIGFKIGD; this is encoded by the coding sequence ATGAATGAAAATATAAATATCTTGGTAGTAGAAGACGATGTAGATATAAATAATCTATTATATAAAATATTAAGTAAGGAAGGATATAGTGTAAGGCCTGCTTTCTCAGGTTCTGAGGCAAAAATGTGTCTTGAGCATTATGACTTTCAGCTTGTTTTATTGGATTTAATGCTTCCAGCCATATCAGGAGAAGAGCTTATTTCACAGATAAGACAAGCTAGAACTATGCCTATTATAGTTATATCTGCAAAATTGGGGCAAGATGCCAAAATAGAAGCACTAAGACTTGGAGCAGATGACTTTATTTCTAAGCCCTTTGATGTAAATGAGGTTCTAGCAAGAGTAGAGGCTCAGCTAAGGAGATATATGGTATTTTCTAATACAAAAGAAAAGCAAAAAATCTTAAAGTATAAGGACTTAGTTTTAAACCCTGAGACTATTGAAGTTAGAGTTAAAGAAAAGCCTATTGCTCTTACAGCAAGAGAATTTGCCATATTAGAGTTAATGATGTCTCACCCAAATAAGGTTTTTACAAAAGCTAACTTATTTGAGCATGTCTGGAATGAAGAATTTTTAGGAGATGATAATACAGTAAATGTACATATAAGCAACCTTCGATCAAAGCTAGCTAAGGTATCTCCTGATACGGAGTATATTAAAACAATATGGGGTATCGGATTTAAGATAGGAGATTAA